CCACAGCGCGGAAGACGATCCTTGCGTCTCGCTGACCGTCAGGTCTGAGGGAGACGTCGTCGACATCGAAGTCGCCGATACTGGTCCGGGACTGCCCGATATCGAACGAGGAGTCCTCCGTGGAGAAGTCGACGAGACGCCGCTGTATCACAGCGCCGGCATCGGCCTGTTCCTCGTTCGACAACTCACCCAGGCCTCTAACGGCCGCATCCGTATTCACGATAACGAGCCTCGCGGCAGTGTCGTTCAGATTCGCGTCCCAGTCGCCGGCGAAGTCGAGGAGTGATCGGACAGCCCATGTCTCGTCACGACGAGCTCGTCCATCGCCCCCGCATGGAGGATGGAAACGGGACCTGTGGCCGAGTCCGAACCGCGGTTTGTCGATCTGTCCGTTCTCGGGGGTGATAATTGGGGGGGTAGGCCCTTGTGATCCGACGGTGAGTAGCAGGTATGGTACGGTCCGAGGAGACGGAGACGCCGTATCGGGATATCTTCGAGGCGTCGCCCGATCCGGTTTTCGTCCACGATCCGGAGACTGGCGAGGTCCTCGACGCCAATGCGGCGACTGCCGAGATGCTCGGAGTCGAGCAGGAGGCAGTCGTCGGGATGACAGTCGGTGATTTCAGCCCGCCGAGCTACACGAACGAGGAGGCCAACGACCTCATCAGGACGGCGGCCGACGAGGGTCACGCTGCGGTCGAGTGGCGCGTCTCGGGGCCGGACGGGACGATGCGCTGGGTCGACGTGAGTCTCGAAGCGGCGACAGTCGGCGGCGAACCACGGGTCTTGGCGTACGTTCAGGACATCACCGAGCATCGCGAGCGGGAACTCGAATGGCGCGACCGGACCCACCAATTGCAGGCGATCGTGGATAACCTCCCGGTCGTCCTGTTCACGCTCGACCCCGAGGGAATCTTCACCCATTCCTCGGGGAAGGGTCTCGAAGCGCTCGGCGTCGAGCCGGGTGATTTCGAGGGGCTATCGGTGTTCGACGTCTACGGTGACTTCCCAGAGATAGTCGCGGCTGCAGATCGGGCTCTCGACGGGGAGGAAGTACGCGTCACCCAGCGACTCGACGAACTGGTGTTCGAGACGTGGTACCAGCCCGTCTTCGACGATGCTGGGGACCTGACACAGGTCGTCGGTGTCGCGCGGAACGTCACCGATCTCAAACGCAAGGAACAACGAGTCAGGCGACTCAGCGACGCCACACAGGACCTGCTGTACGCCGAAACCGAACAGGAGGTCGCAGCGAAGGTCACCGAGATTGCCAGCGAAGTCGTCGGCCGGCCGCTCGCGGCGATGTGGTCGTACGACGAGGACGACGACGTCCTTCGACCCGTCGGCGCGACCGCGGAGGCGGCGACGTTCGGCGACGCCGAGGCGGCCGTCGAACTGCCCTCGTTCGGCGCAGGCACCGACGAAAAAGAGATCTTCGAGACGGGACAGACCACCGTCGTCGACGACTACCAGGCGCTGGCGAATCCGTCGGCGCCCGAGACACCGCTGGGGACGCTGGTGTGTCTCCCGCTCGACGACCACGGCCTGTTGACTGTCGGTTCGCCGGCGGTCGAGGAGTTCAGCGACACCGAACGACACCTGCTAGACATCCTCGCGAGTACGGCGACCGCAGCGATGACACAGGTCGAGCGCGAGCGACAGCTCCGGGCGTATCGCGACGAACTAGAGCGATCCAACGAGGCGCTCCAGCAGTTCGCCTACGTCGCCTCCCACGACCTTCAGGAGCCGCTGCGGATGGTCTCCAGTTACGTCCACTTGCTCGACAGCGAGTACGGTGACGAACTCGACGAGGAAGCCCAGGAGTACATGCACTACGCCGTCGACGGCGCGGCGCGGATGAAGTCGATGATCGACGGGCTGCTAGAGTACTCCCGCATCCAGACTCACGGGGAGTCTTTCGAGCCTGTCGACACGGACGCGGTCCTCGACCGGACGCTCGACCAGCTCGAACTGTTCCTCGAAGACGAGGGCGTCACCATCGAACGCGAGCCGTTGCCGTCGGTCGCCGCCGACGACGAACAGGTGAGTCAGCTGTTTCAAAACCTGCTCAAAAACGCCGCCATCCACGGCGGCGCGTCGACGATCTCGATCGGAGCGACGACCGACGAGAAGCACGTGACGTTCAGCGTGGCCGACGACGGCGTCGGAATCCCCGCCGACCAGCAAGATTCGCTGTTCGACATCTTCGCGCAGGGCCACGACACCGAAGGCGGCAGCGGCATGGGGCTGGCGATCTGTGACAGGATCGCCCACCGCCACGGCGGCGACATCTGGGTCGAGTCCGAGCCCGGCGAGGGAACCACATTCTATGTTACCCTGCCGCGCGTACAGGAGAACGACGATGAGTAATCCGACCGCCGACGCCGTCGAGATCCTGCTGGCCGAGGACAACCCCGGCGACGTCAAACTCACGGAGAAAGCCCTCGAACAGGGACACATCATCAACAACCTTCACGTCGTCACCGACGGTGTCGAGGCGATGCAGTTCCTCCGACGGGAGGGCGAGTACGCCGACAAACCCCGCCCGGATCTGGTGTTGCTCGACCTCAACATGCCGCGAAAAGACGGCAAGGAAGTCCTGAAAGACGTCAAGGACGACCCCGACCTCCGCCGGATCCCGATCGTCGTGCTGACCAGTTCCGAGGCCGAAGAGGATATCGTCAGATCCTACGATCTGCACGCCAACGCCTACCTGACCAAACCGGTCGACTTCTCGGGCTTTCTCGATATCGTCGAACACATCGAGGACTTCTGGCTGTCGGTCGTCAAGATGCCACCCGAGTGAGATGGCGCTTCAGGAATCTCACCTCTCGGTCCTACTGGCCGAGGACAACCCGGGAGACGCCCGCCTGGTCGAACGCTATCTCGAGACCGCCCAGCGAGACCAGTTCGTCGACGAGTACTCGTTGACGCACGTCGAGGATCTCGCCGCCGGGTTGGAGCGTCTCGGCGCGGGTCACTTCGACGTGCTCTTGCTCGATCTCGGGTTACCGGGTTCGACAGGAATCGACACACTCGACCGGGCAGTCGCAGCCGACCCACCCGCTCCGATCGTCGTCCTGACGGGCTTCGACGACGGGGAGACGGCACTGGAGGCGATCAAGCGCGGTGCTCAGGACTACCTCCCGAAAGACGACCTCGACAGCGACAGGCTGATCCGGGCGATCAGGTACGCCATCGAGCGCCACGATCAGGAACAGCGGCTCCAGCGCCAGACCGAGCAGATGGAGTTTTTCAACCAGATCCTCCGCCACGACATGCTCAACGGGATGAACGTCATCCGGGCCCGGGGCGATATCCTGGCCGAGCAACTGGAGGGAGAACAGGCCACGCAGGCCGACACCATTGTCGATTGGAGCGACGACATCATCGACCTGACGGAGAAAGTTCGGTCGATCCTGACGACGTTGACCGACGACGAGTCGCGTGACCTCCGGCCCGTCGATCTCGAACCGGTGGCGACCGCTGCCGCCGAGCGAGCGCGCTCGATGGGTGCGACCGTCGGGATCGACGTCCCCGACGACCTCTCGGTCAGGGCGGACGGACTGCTGGAAGACGTTCTGGCGAACCTCACGACCAATGCAGTCGAACACGGTGGTGCGGCTGTCACTGCTGAGATCTCGGCCACGAGGACCGAACACAGGGCCGTCGTCCGCGTCGAGGACGACGGCAGTGGCATCCCCGAAGACGAGCGCGACCGGATCTTCGAACGGGGACAGAAAGGAGCCGGATCGACCGGCACCGGATTCGGCCTGTACTTCGTCGACTCGATGCTCGACGCCTACGGTGGCAGCGTCAGCATCGAGGAGAGCGATCTCGGTGGGGCAGCTATCGTCCTCGAACTCCCGACGCCCCGGGAGTACGATGACTGAGGATCATCCACGAAATTTTACGTATGCGTAGAGCGTATCGTCGCTGATGGCCACCAAGAGCGCGCTCGCCCAGCAACTGGGTGTCGTCGCCGGGTTCGACGATCCGCGTGCGCCGTTAGAACAGTATCGGACACCGCCGGAAGTCGCCGCGTCACTCGTACACACGGCGGATCTCCAGGGCGACATCGAGGGTCGGACGGTCGTCGACCTCGGCTGCGGGACGGGGATGCTCGCCTTGGCGGCCGCCCTCCGTGGTCCCGAGCGCGTGATCGGGCTCGACCTCGATCCGGACCCCTTATCGACTGCCCTGGCCAACGAACGCCGGGTCGCCTCGACGACGTCGGTCGAGTGGCTCCGGGCCGACGCCACGCGCGCACCGCTGTGCTCGCCGGCCCCAGTGACGGTCGTGATGAATCCGCCCTTCGGCGCACAGTCCGGCAACGAACATGCCGACCGGGCGTTCCTCGAAACGACGGCCGACATCGCGAGTGTCTCCTACTCGATCCACAACGCCGGCAGTCGAGAGTTCGTCGAGTCCTTCGCCAGTGACAACGGCGGCGAGGTGACGCACGCCTTCGGGGTCGAACTCGATCTCCCCAGGCAGTTCGACTTCCACGAGGCCGACTCGGAGACGATCGACGCCGAAGCCTTCAGGATCCGCTGGCGTTAGTTCCGGCGGAGCGGTGGAATCTTCTTGTTAGCGATCCTGACACGCGTGCCCTCAGCGTTCGCAATGAGGTTTCGACCCCGGCGATCGAATCGGATGTCGCCGACGGTGACGCTCCCGCCGTCTTCGGGCATGGCGGCGACCCCGAGCGTCTCGTTGTTCCGCGAGACTGCAATCTCGAAGTCGGTCCCGGCTGGCCGGAGCGTGATCGAGCGATTGGCGATGATGGCCTCGGCGGTCGCCGGTTCGGACGTGTAGGCGAGTCGCGGCTGGCTATCCGGCGGGTACAGAGAGACACGGTACGTCTGTTCGCCACCGACGACGGTCCAGGTCGTTCGGGTCACCCAGACGGTTTCACGCCAGCCGACTCCGCCCACGCGGACGCGGGCGACGCCGGACTGAGCCAGCCGATCGGCCGTGGTGTGAACGTCCCAGACGTGTCGGCGCTCACTGGTGACGATCACGCCGCTGGTCTCGACGGCTGTCTGGGCCTCGATCTGGGGGAGGTCCACAAGCGGCACCTCGACGCTGTAGAGTTGATCGGTGACGTTCTCGGCGTAGCCGATCTGGTAATCCCGTACTTCGACCGGGTCGTTCGGCAGGTCGGTCCCCTCGAACGTCGTCGTGTTCAGCGCCACGCCTGCCAGTGCACACGAGAGCACGACCGTCACGAGGCCAGTCCTCGCGAGGGTCGACTTCGACGGCACGGACTCCCCGGTCGGTACCAACGGTTCGCGCTCGCCGATCGCGAGGACGACGACCGTCGCGACCCCGAAGACGAGCGCCACGCCGGCGGCCCGATGGAGGACGAACTGGCCGTCGCCGGCCGGCCAGTATACCAACCAGAGTTGCTGGACCAGCCCATACGTGAGAACGGCGCCGAAGACCAGGCTACGGGACGGCGAACTCTCCCGTCTACGGAGATACGCGACGGCGACCAGCACACCGACGAGAAAGCCGAGAAAGTGACCGATCGCCGAGATGTCCGCGAACCAGACGGTCCTGGTCCCGAGCCCGCCCGTTGCGAACGCGCTCACGGGTGTCGTGAACGCGTTGTACAACAGTCGCAGCACGTCGGTGGCCAGGAGGGCGGCGACGGCCGAGAGCGGTCGCACGAGCAGCGCGAATCCCGCGAGCGCGTACACCACGCCCGAGAAGCCGATGATGGGTCCGGGGGTCGCCACGGTCAGCGCCAGCCCGGACAGCAGGATCACGAGGAAGATTGCGAGCGGTCGTCCGTACGGACTGCTCCGCCAGTCTCCCCCTGCCTGTGTACCCCGCTGATGGGGGAAGTGGCCGACTGCGTACTCACAGATGGCACCGAAGACGACGAGCGAGATTGCGTTGCCCAGCAAGTGGTTGAAGTTCTGGTGGGAGAACGCGGCAGTGACGATCCCCAGCGGGTACTCGAAGGAATAGGCGACGAACGGGTACGTGACCGGTGCTTGCGGGTCGAAGATGTCGCCGCTGTAGGCTCCCTGGACGAACAGATAGACGGCCAGCAGGAACGCGACCGTCAGCAGTGTTCCCCAGGGAACCCCGAGGAGGAGCCGCGAGCGAAGGCGGCGAGCGATCGCTCCGTTCGGTCCATGCTGTCGGTATAACACGCCGATCGAAAGCATAGCGACTACAACGACCAGCAGTTGCAGGGGCCAGGGCGGCACCCCGTCCATGATCGCCCGACGGAGAAATCCAACGACCAGCGGGATGTCCACCGAGATGCTCATGAGCGTGTGTTTGGGGCCGGCGGCTTAGGCGTAGCGCTCGCGAACGTGACGCCGACGTTCGGTCTCACGCCCGTTCGCGATCTTCGTCGGAGTGGGCCCGGACCCACAGCTCGCCGATCCGCGAGAGCCGCGTCCGGTAGGACTTGCCGTGTGATTCCTGTTCGATGTAGCCTTTGCCGCCGGGACCGAGGCGGTCGACGTTGTACAGCACCTTCGAGCGGAAGCTGTCGGTGTACTCCTCGCCGAGTTCGCGGGCCAGCCCCTGGGCCAGCTCGGAGACGGACTCGAACTCCCCGTGCTCGCCGAGCGTGAACAGGATGAGTTCCTCGAAGGGTTTGACGTTCGAGAACGAGGCGACGGGCAACTCGACGACGTACGAGCCGTCAATCTCGGTCGCACCGATGGTCGTCCCGCGCTCGTCGAACTCCGCGAGCAGGTCACGGGCGTCACCGAGCCACTCGTCGATGCGGTCGTCGTCGATCTCCCGCTGGAGGTCCGCGAGCAGGTCGATCCCCTGGCGGAGCTCCTCGGCGAGTTCGGTTTCGAGGTACTTCTCGGGGGCGGTGTAGTAGGTGTGGATGCGGTCGCGGTCGCCCTCGCGTTCGACCATGATCGAGTGGGCCGCGGTGGCAAAGGCAAAGGAGACGGGGCGGGGCATCGCGGAGATGTTGACCCACACTTCGGCGTCTTCGCCACGGTCGAGTTCGGCGTTGATCAGCGCGTAGGCCTGCTCGAAGGCCGCGTCGTAGTCGTAGACGTCTTCGAGGGCGATACGTTCGGTTTCGGCACCCAGGAGGTTCCGAAAGTCGGTCTCGAGCTGGGCGGCGATCTGCTGGGAGTACTCGACGTTGGCCTCGCTGCCGACCGCGCCCTCCAGCAGTATGGCGCGGTCCACGTCGAGTTGCTCGCGCACCAGGGGCGCGATCAGCCGGTCGTAGTCGAACCCGACCGGCACGATGTGGGTGTGCATACACGAGGGGTGGGGCGGTGTTTATAAAAATCACCAGTCTTCGAGCGGTGGGCCGATTCGAGACGGTCTCGTGTACCGGTCGGGAAGCGACTGCGCCCCCAGAGGTGGCGTCAATTCGGGGGAGCCGGTCACGACAGGTATTTGCCACGGGCAACCGTACCATCCTGGCGTCCATGAGCACATTCATGGCAGCATTCACGGGCCAGTCGGCCCAGATCATCAATGCAGGATTCAGCGAAATATCTCATTCACGCACAGATCACCGCCAACGGGGTGGTCGAACGAAGTGACGTCGTCGGTGCGATCTTCGGTCAGACCGAGGGACTGCTCGGAGACGAACTGGAGATCCGCGAGCTACAGGAGTCCTCGAAGCTCGGCCGGATAGACGTCGAGATCGACTCGGAGGGCGGCAAGTCCTTCGGCGACGTAACCATCGCCAGCGGTCTGGATCGCGTCGAGACGGCTATCTTGGCCGCGAGCCTGGAGACGATCGAGCGCGTCGGCCCCTGTCGCGCGACGGCCGAGGTCGTCGACCTCGAAGACGTTCGGCAGGCCAAGCGACGGGAGGTCGTCGAGCGCGCGACCAGTCTGCTGGAGGAGTTCGACGACTCCGTGCTGTCGAGCCAGGAGCTGATCGAGGCGGTTCGGCGGCGGGCCCGAACCGAGCGGATCACCGAGTTCGAGGGCTATCCCGCCGGACCGCGCGCGGCCGACAGCGACGCGATCATCGTCGTCGAAGGGCGGGCTGACGTACTCCAACTGCTCCAGTACGGGATCAAAAACGCCGTGGCGGTCGAGGGGACCGACGTGCCCGAAGCGATCGCGCGCCTGACGAGCGAGCGGACGGTCACGGCGTTTCTCGACGGCGACCGCGGGGGGGAACTCATCCTCAAAGAGCTGGCACAGGTCGGTAACGTCGATTACGTGGCGTTCGCGCCGGCGGGCACGTCCGTCGAGGATCTCTCCCGTGAGGACGTCATGGCGGCGCTCCGGGAGAAGGTCGAGTTCGAGAAACTGCTGGCCGATGAGGACGCCGCGACGATCTCCTTCCCGGAGGACGCAGTGCCCCTCGACGAGTCCGAGGCAGCCGCTGGCGAGACCGACTCGGGGGACGTCGCAGGCGAGGCGGAGTCGGCCGCGACAGATGGTGCGGGTGCGGCGGCCACGGACGAGAAGTCTGCGGCCGGCCAGCAGCCCGCATCGGACGCGGAGACGGCGGCCGCAGCGTCGCCCGACGCTGGCGAATCGACGTCGGAGAAAGCCATGACGCTGTCGGATCACGTCGAGGCCGTCATCGAGGGCGGTAGCGGGACGGTGCGACTGCTCGACGAGGGGTTGAACCCGCTCGACGAGCGGTCGGCGGTGGAGGCCTTCGATGCCATCGAATCGGCCGAGGAGGTCCCGACGACGGTCATCGTCGACGGAGCAGTCGACCAGCGCGTGCTCGATGTCGCTGCCCAGCGCGGGGTCGACCGCGTCGTCGCCAGCGGCGAGGGACAGTTCGTCAAGAAACCGACGAGCGTCCACCTGCAGGTCACCTGAAACTGCCGGTCACTCACTTCGTTGCCGGTAGACGATCCCGTCCGTGCCGTCCTCGTAGTAGTCCGGCACGCGGTCGGCCACCGCGAAGCCGCGCGATTCGTAGAATTCACGGGCCCGGGTGTCGTCGGCCCGGGTCGTGACACGGACTCTCTCGACCCCGCGAGACCGGAGCCGTTCACAGATCGTTTCGAGCAAGGCTCTTCCGTGTCCCTGTCGCTGAGAATTCGTCGCGATTGCGAGCTCTGGGAGGTAGGCACGCGAGTCCCCGACGACCGCGAACACGTAGCCGACGATCCGATCGTCGTCGAGACAGACGAACCCAGGGAGTGGACCGTCGGCAGCGGCCGCGAGAAGGTCGGGACTCGGTTCGTCGAGGGCTGCTCGCTGGATCTCTCCGAGCCTGTGGTGGTCGGCAGGCTCGATCTCGCGAATCGTTCGCGTCATATCGGGGCCAGCCCGAGGGCGATCGCGAAGCCACCGCCAGCGACGCCGGCCGCGGCGGTCGCGAGGAAGTTCACGCCCTGGTTGCCGACGTATCGATCTTCGATCAGCGCGCCGAGCAGACTGTCGACGGTCATCCCGACGACACCCGCGGCGACGACGACGGCTGCGCCGGCGGCTCCGATGGTCTCGAACATCCCGGCGCCGATCCCGGCGATGATCGCCGCGCCGACGAGTCCGGCAAGCGCGCCCTGCCAGGTCACGCCGCCGTCGGTTCCCGGGTCGACGACCTCGAAAGTCGTGATCAGTCGCGGGCGATCGTAGAGGCCACCGATCTCGCTGGAGAGGGTGTCGCTCATCGCGGCGGCGACCGAACCGGCGAAGACGAACAGGAAGAGGTCCTGCGGGACGGCGTCGATCCGCGGGGCCGCGGCGTGGGCGATGACCGCAAAGAGCGCCACCAGCGAGTTCGCGAGGACGTTCCCGCTGCCGCGTGCCCCCTCGTTGGGCTGGGCGATACCGCGCTGGACTTTTCGGTCGTACTTGAATTTCGAGGACAGCCCGCCGAGACCGAAGAAGGTGATCAACATGGCGAACCAGCCGACGTCGCCGACGACTATCGTCAAGAGCCCGAGCAGGACGCCAGTCAACATCCCCGGGAGCGAGGCCGTCTCCAGGGCGAAGGAGACGTACCCCAGTGCGACGGTGATCCCAAGGGCGATGACGATCCCCTGGGGTGTCACGTCGATCGCCAGATCGGCAAATAGCCACAGCAGCAGGCCCACAGACAGCAACACGAGCGGGTCGTCGCGCTCGAACAAGACTGTGCGGAGCAGGGCGGCGGTGAGCGCGCCAGTCGCGGCCAGAAACGCCAGCACTGGGAGGTCGACCGGGAGGCCGAGGATCCGGTCGGCGGCGGCGTGAGAACCGAGACCGGCCAGGAAGGCGACGGCGACGAACGCGGTGGTCGCGGCGATCGGATCGGCCCCGCGGCTGCGGACGGCGTTGCTGGCAAGGTTGCCGAACGAGAGGACGAAGACGCTCATCGTGAACACGCCGATTGGCATCTCGAACTGCGTCGCCAGCAGCGAGAGGCCGGCGATCGAGAGGGCGAAGCCGGCCAGCCCGTAGAGGCGGCCGTCTCGGCGGTCGCCGGGGCGAGCGAACAACTCGAAGACGACGCCCCCCTCGATGACGTAGAGCGCGAGGGCGGCGATCGTGACGAACGGCGCGGCGGCGGCGACAGTCGCGACCGGGCGAGAGAATGTCTGGGAGACGACAGGCACCGCCAGCGAGATGGCTCCCACGGCGGCGAACGCGCCCGCACGGCGGACTGTCGAGGTCACGCTACCGGGCGTTTCCCCGAGAGGTACTTACCATTTCCGAACCCCGTGCGTTTAGGAGCCGGACCCTCCATGATCGACTGTGGGCCTGTACGACCGCTATCTCGGGGCGCGACTGCGCTACAGCGACGCCGACCTGCCGGAATCGGTCGCGATCATCCTCACCGAACGGGACCTCCTGGAAAAGGGTGCCTACGGGACGCTCGAATCGTGTTTCGACTGGGCGTTCGAGTACGGGGCCGAACACGTCCTCGTGTACGTCAGCGTCCTCGACGAGGAGGCCGTCCCGACGCTGGAGCGCCAGTTCGGCGACATCGACGCGCCAGCGCCGGTGGCCGTTCGCGGCCCGGGAGACGAACAACGCGCCGACGCACCCATCCAGGTCAGTATCGGTCTGGGTGGCAAACACGAGTTCGCCGCAACAGTTCGGAGCCTGGCCGAGGAGGTCGAAGAAGGTGAGATCGGTCCCGAGGACATCGACGAGGACGCTATCGAGGAGCGGCTGGTCTTCCCGACGGCTCCCGATCTTGTCATCAAGACCGGGGCCGAACGCCTTTCGGATTTCATGATCTGGCAGTCGGTCTACTCCGAACTGTACTTCACCGACGTCAACTGGCGGGACTTCCGCGAGCGCGACTACCTCCGGGCGCTGCGGGATTATCAGGAACGCCAGCGGAGATTCGGCCGGTAGGCCGAATCACGTCAGACCGTGTCTGACGGCTGTTTGGACGGTGAGCGCAGCGAGACGTCCAAACGCTGAAAGACGACTCGTGCGAGTCTTTCAGAAGTTCGGGCGTTGAGAGACGCACTCGCCTCGAACGGCCGTCCGCGGTAAAATACCCTTCGCTCGGAACCGAAAGTGAAAATAATATTGATAGTGTTGTTCGCCGTCCTTTTGGTCATGGGACGTGCTGAACTCACTCGCCGTCGAGTGCTTTCGGCTGGTGGACTGGCCACGGCAGGCGGGCTCGCGGGCTGTACCGACATCCTCGGCGGGTCAGATTCCGGTGGTCCTGACGAGACTGGAACTGTGAGCGAGGGCGTTCTCTCGTCGCTCCCGCTGGACGTGTTACTCACGTTCGACGACGGTATCGAGGACGTCTCGGGTAACGACCGACCAGTCTCGGTCGAGGGGGGAGAACTCGTCGAGGGACGGTCTGGTCAGGCGCTCCGACTCAGACCTCCGGACGAGTATTTCACCGTGCAGTCCGGTCTCGAAAGCCCGGGGTTCGATAGCGGCGACGAGGCAGAGCCTTTCTCGTATGCAGCCTGGGTCCAGATCCACAGCGCACACCGCCACGAACTCTTCACGAACGAGGGGAGCCGCCGGCGGTTGGCCATCAACTCGGATCGGCAAGTCTGTGGCCGGATGTGGGGCGGGCGGAGTGACATCGAGGGGTCTCCGGCCTGCGGAGCACAGGTCCCGCTCGAGGAGTGGGTCCACGTCGGCTTCGTGTTCACCGGCACCGAGGGCCGTGTCTACTACAACGGCGACGAGATCGCCCGCAATCCGTGGCGAGGCTACACCGGAAGCGCGAAGACGTGCAGCGGAAGCCGTGCGGCGGGTGGGGGCGACTGTGAAGCCGCCCCAGGCGAAGTCGACGCGACGATCGACGAGTGGGCGATCATCCGAACCGACGTCTCACAATCGACTATGCGCGAGCTTGCCTCGGCCTGACTGTCGTGACGTATGCTAGCATGCAGTAATTAACTCACTTCCGAATAAAGACTTATACACCCCCATAGCCTAGCCCCACTCGTAGT
The Halapricum salinum genome window above contains:
- a CDS encoding LamG-like jellyroll fold domain-containing protein translates to MGRAELTRRRVLSAGGLATAGGLAGCTDILGGSDSGGPDETGTVSEGVLSSLPLDVLLTFDDGIEDVSGNDRPVSVEGGELVEGRSGQALRLRPPDEYFTVQSGLESPGFDSGDEAEPFSYAAWVQIHSAHRHELFTNEGSRRRLAINSDRQVCGRMWGGRSDIEGSPACGAQVPLEEWVHVGFVFTGTEGRVYYNGDEIARNPWRGYTGSAKTCSGSRAAGGGDCEAAPGEVDATIDEWAIIRTDVSQSTMRELASA
- a CDS encoding undecaprenyl diphosphate synthase family protein, with translation MGLYDRYLGARLRYSDADLPESVAIILTERDLLEKGAYGTLESCFDWAFEYGAEHVLVYVSVLDEEAVPTLERQFGDIDAPAPVAVRGPGDEQRADAPIQVSIGLGGKHEFAATVRSLAEEVEEGEIGPEDIDEDAIEERLVFPTAPDLVIKTGAERLSDFMIWQSVYSELYFTDVNWRDFRERDYLRALRDYQERQRRFGR
- a CDS encoding DUF92 domain-containing protein, whose amino-acid sequence is MTSTVRRAGAFAAVGAISLAVPVVSQTFSRPVATVAAAAPFVTIAALALYVIEGGVVFELFARPGDRRDGRLYGLAGFALSIAGLSLLATQFEMPIGVFTMSVFVLSFGNLASNAVRSRGADPIAATTAFVAVAFLAGLGSHAAADRILGLPVDLPVLAFLAATGALTAALLRTVLFERDDPLVLLSVGLLLWLFADLAIDVTPQGIVIALGITVALGYVSFALETASLPGMLTGVLLGLLTIVVGDVGWFAMLITFFGLGGLSSKFKYDRKVQRGIAQPNEGARGSGNVLANSLVALFAVIAHAAAPRIDAVPQDLFLFVFAGSVAAAMSDTLSSEIGGLYDRPRLITTFEVVDPGTDGGVTWQGALAGLVGAAIIAGIGAGMFETIGAAGAAVVVAAGVVGMTVDSLLGALIEDRYVGNQGVNFLATAAAGVAGGGFAIALGLAPI